The sequence CAGCAAACTGCCGGAGATTATGCGCTTTATCCGCGCCACCAGCGAAAAGCATGGCCTGCGGATCCCGAATGTTTTCCACGCGGGCGACGGAAACATTCATCCATTAATTTTATATGATGAACGCAAGCCGGGCGAAACCAAACGCGCGTTGGCCGCGGGTCACGATATTTTGGAAAAGTGCATCGCGCTCGGCGGCAGCGTCACCGGCGAGCACGGCATCGGCGCGGAGAAAATTGATTTCATGCCCAAACAGTTTTCGGCCGACGACCTCGACGCCATGAAAATGCTGCGCCACGCCTTCGACCCCGGCCAACGCTGCAACCCGCACAAAATATTCCCGGGCGGCAAACGCTGCGCAGAATTCGCACCCCGCAAACAAGCCCACGCATGACCCTTACCCCGAACAACATCGAGCAACTTCGGGAACAACTTCCGAATGCAACGGCGGTGAAGGCCTTCGACTTGTCAGCCATTGGCGAGTTGATTAAGCACGTGCCGGAAGATATGACGGCGACGGTGCAAGCGGGAATGAACTTGAGCGATTTCCAAACACAACTGGCGCTGCAAAACCAATGGCTGCCGGTGGATCCGCCCTGCCCAAACACGCTCTCCATTGGTGCACTACTCGCGGGCAACGCCACCGGCCCGCGCCGGTTTGGCTTTGGCTCCGTGCGCGATTGGCTGATTGGCATCGCGGTAGTGTTACCCGATGGACGGCTGGTTCGCAATGGCGGCAAGGTGGTCAAAAATGTCGCGGGCTTTGATTTGTGCAAACTGTTCGTCGGCAGCCGCGGCACGCTCGGGGTGATTGTGGAGGCCACATTCAAATTACTTCCCAAACCCGAAGCGGAAGTGTTTCTCAAAAAAGAATGTGCCTCGCTCGATGACGCGGAGGATTTACTGCAGAAACTTTGGGAATCGGATTTACAACCGCACGTGCTCGACCTCCATCGTCTCGATGGGCACCCCGTCAACTTGGTGACCGGCTTTGCAGGCGCGCGCGCGGATGTTGAGGCACAAACAAAAGCCGCCAGCAATCTCGGCCTGCTCAAGGAAACCAATCTGGATTACGACACAGCATTCCAGCTCACCGCGCACGGGACCGAGTCGGTCGCACCCGCCGATACAATCAGTTTCCTCCGTTCAATACCCAACTGCGATTTTGCCGCGCGCGCGGGCAATGGAGTGGTTCATTTGCGTGGCCGGCGCAGCGAACACGAGCCATCCGCTTTGGAGCGACGCATCAAAGACACCTTCGATCCCAAAGGCATTTTGCCCACGCTATGATCGAGCCTTTCATCGACGAAGATAAGTCGCTCGCTTGCGTGCACTGCGGCCTGTGCCTTTCGGCCTGCCCCACGTATTTGGAAACCGGCAATGAAAACGATTCGCCGCGCGGCCGCATTTATCTGATGCGCGCCCTACAATCCGGTCGCCTGCCAATGGAGGCCACCACCGTCCGATCCATCGACCGCTGCCTCGGCTGCCGCGCTTGCGAAAGCGCGTGCCCCAGCGGCGTGGAATACGGCTACCTCCTCGAGCACACCCGCGATCACATCGAGCACCACCACCGGCGCGGGTGGTTCCAAACCCTTCTGCGCCGCATCGCCATCGAACAAGTGCTCCCCTTCCCCAACCGGTTAAAACTGGCATTGTTCTTCGGCAGGCTAATGAAGCGGCGACCCTTCATTTGGTTCGCTCCCCGAATGGCGCGCGAGGCGTTGGAATTGGTTCCCGAACATTCTCCCGCATCGAGAACCCCAAAACAAAACCCCGCCACCGCCCAACCCGCGAGTGGGCAAGTCGGCTTCATCGAGGGCTGCGTGATGCAGGTGATGTTTGCCCGCACCAACGAAGCCACCGTGCAATTGCTCAATCAAGATGGCTGGGACGTGCACTGCCCCGAAGGCCAAGCTTGCTGCGGCGCGCTCTACGCGCACTGCGGCCAGCTCGCCAAAGCCCGCGCTTGCGCCCGCCGCAACATCGCCGCCTTTGAATCGCAAAACCTCAAGGCCATCATCATCAACGCCGCAGGCTGCGGCAGCACCTTAAAAGAATACGGCCAGCTCCTCGCCGACGATCCTGAATGGGCCGAACGCGCCACTGCCTTTAGCGCCAAGGTCAAAGATTTGACCGAGTGGATTTCCCAAGAGACAGGAAACAAGAATCAGAAACTGGAATGCAAAGTCACGTATCACGATGCGTGTCACTTGGCGCATCCACAAGGGATCACACTTGAACCACGAGCACTCGTCCAAGCCGTGGCGGGAGCAAACTTTGTCGAATTAAACGAAGCGGATGTGTGCTGCGGCAGCGCCGGAAGTTACAACCTCACCGAACCGGAAATGGCCGCGCGCCTGCAGAAACGAAAAACCAAAAACATCCTCGCCACCGGCGCCGACATCGTGGTCACCACCAACCCCGGCTGCCTCCTCCAAATCCAAGCCGGCCTAAAAAAAGCCAACCCAAAAATCCGCGTGATGCACATTGCGGATTTTCTGTCTAATTCCCTCGCCGAATAACCTGACCGGGACCGGCGGCATTGTGGCGATCATTTTCGACCACTGCTTTTCCATTCACCAAAACTAAGCGGAAGCCGGTGGCGTATTGGTGGGGGGCTTTGAAGGTGGCGTTGTCTTTTATTTTGGCGGGATTGAAAACGACGATGTCAGCGGCGAAGCCTTTGCGGAGTTCGCCTCTGCCTTTGAGTTGGAAGGTGCGGGCGGGGAGGCTTGTGAGTTTGCGAATGGCTTCTTCGAGCTTGAGTTGTTTTTGGTCGCGCGCGTAGCGGGCGAGGAAGCGGGCGGCGTTGCCGTAGCCGCGCGGGTGTGGCACGCCGACTTCAAAGGCGCGCACGCTGCTGTCGCTGGCGAACATCGTGTGCGGATGACGCAGGAACGCGCGCGCGTCGTCCTCGTGCATTCCATGGAAGACCGCGCTTGCGCCGCCGTTCATTTCCACTTCAAAGATGAGTGAGATTTGGTGATCAAGGTCATGGTTGTCGTAGCGCAGCTTGGCGGCTTCTTTGACATTGAGGCCGTTGAGGCGTTGATCTTTTTTGTAATAAGCAATGACGGCGTATGCGTAATCCTCGCGTTGGCGATGACGCAGGCGGTCTTTCATCCAAGCAACAGTTTCGCTGTGAATT comes from Limisphaerales bacterium and encodes:
- a CDS encoding FAD-binding oxidoreductase, producing the protein MTLTPNNIEQLREQLPNATAVKAFDLSAIGELIKHVPEDMTATVQAGMNLSDFQTQLALQNQWLPVDPPCPNTLSIGALLAGNATGPRRFGFGSVRDWLIGIAVVLPDGRLVRNGGKVVKNVAGFDLCKLFVGSRGTLGVIVEATFKLLPKPEAEVFLKKECASLDDAEDLLQKLWESDLQPHVLDLHRLDGHPVNLVTGFAGARADVEAQTKAASNLGLLKETNLDYDTAFQLTAHGTESVAPADTISFLRSIPNCDFAARAGNGVVHLRGRRSEHEPSALERRIKDTFDPKGILPTL
- a CDS encoding (Fe-S)-binding protein, giving the protein MIEPFIDEDKSLACVHCGLCLSACPTYLETGNENDSPRGRIYLMRALQSGRLPMEATTVRSIDRCLGCRACESACPSGVEYGYLLEHTRDHIEHHHRRGWFQTLLRRIAIEQVLPFPNRLKLALFFGRLMKRRPFIWFAPRMAREALELVPEHSPASRTPKQNPATAQPASGQVGFIEGCVMQVMFARTNEATVQLLNQDGWDVHCPEGQACCGALYAHCGQLAKARACARRNIAAFESQNLKAIIINAAGCGSTLKEYGQLLADDPEWAERATAFSAKVKDLTEWISQETGNKNQKLECKVTYHDACHLAHPQGITLEPRALVQAVAGANFVELNEADVCCGSAGSYNLTEPEMAARLQKRKTKNILATGADIVVTTNPGCLLQIQAGLKKANPKIRVMHIADFLSNSLAE